In the genome of Oncorhynchus clarkii lewisi isolate Uvic-CL-2024 chromosome 4, UVic_Ocla_1.0, whole genome shotgun sequence, one region contains:
- the LOC139407275 gene encoding osteopetrosis-associated transmembrane protein 1 isoform X1, with amino-acid sequence MFILQVGALLIALTYYANAQTSVVAVNTTIPGSEQSASGLRQLAAAVVPQSSVFHPSLRSQFSLNLLSAFPEDLEVSNYCVALLAIFGQRYSTYVNCLVSAARPVKVCQNCYGTYGNLMEIYKNISDQMGPGNVSCRDSLLRSDRLMLVFLLYSNLEDIWTASECNRCVSLRHHSLTNDTLYFMETLNQSLSCFEKYQKQGNHSELCTECKATYRGLNELYSRMEKNHTLCIDIEDSMNMTRILWSKDFNCSFPRAETVPVIAVSSFMLFLPIIFYLSSFLHSEQKKRKLIHPKRAKSNPSFINIQDKFS; translated from the exons ATGTTTATTCTTCAGGTGGGTGCGTTATTGATAGCGTTGACATATTACGCCAATGCTCAAACGTCTGTTGTCGCTGTAAACACCACCATCCCTGGTTCAGAGCAGAGCGCAAGCGGCTTGAGGCAACTCGCCGCGGCAGTGGTGCCACAGTCGTCCGTGTTTCACCCCAGTCTCCGTTCACAGTTCTCTCTCAACCTGTTGTCGGCGTTTCCAGAAGATCTGGAGGTCAGCAATTACTGCGTCGCGCTGCTGGCTATCTTTGGGCAGCGATATTCAACGTATGTTAATTGTTTGGTGTCCGCCGCGCGCCCTGTCAAAGTGTGCCAAAACTGTTATGGCACCTACGGCAACCTTATGGAAATCTACAAAAACATATCAGACCAG ATGGGCCCGGGGAATGTGAGTTGCAGAGACAGCCTACTGCGTTCTGATAGGCTGATGTTGGTGTTCCTGCTCTACAGTAACCTGGAGGACATCTGGACCGCTTCAGAATGTAACC GTTGTGTAAGCCTGAGACACCACAGCCTGACCAATGACACCCTTTACTTCATGGAAACTCTGAACCAGTCCCTCAGCTGCTTTGAGAAGTACCAGAAG CAGGGTAACCACTCAGAGCTTTGTACGGAATGTAAGGCCACATACAGAGGACTGAATGAGCTATACAGCCGCATGGAGAAGAATCACACCCTCTGCATCGACATCGAGGACTCT ATGAATATGACCCGCATACTGTGGAGCAAGGATTTCAATTGTTCTTTCCCCCGGGCGGAGACTGTTCCTGTCATCGCCGTGTCCAGCTTCATGCTCTTTCTGCCCATCATCTTCTACTTGAGCAGCTTCCTTCACTCGGAACAAAAGAAACGCAAGCTCATACACC CCAAACGAGCCAAGTCCAACCCCAGCTTCATTAACATCCAGGACAAGTTCAGCtga
- the LOC139407275 gene encoding osteopetrosis-associated transmembrane protein 1 isoform X2, with protein MFILQVGALLIALTYYANAQTSVVAVNTTIPGSEQSASGLRQLAAAVVPQSSVFHPSLRSQFSLNLLSAFPEDLEVSNYCVALLAIFGQRYSTYVNCLVSAARPVKVCQNCYGTYGNLMEIYKNISDQMGPGNVSCRDSLLRSDRLMLVFLLYSNLEDIWTASECNRCVSLRHHSLTNDTLYFMETLNQSLSCFEKYQKGNHSELCTECKATYRGLNELYSRMEKNHTLCIDIEDSMNMTRILWSKDFNCSFPRAETVPVIAVSSFMLFLPIIFYLSSFLHSEQKKRKLIHPKRAKSNPSFINIQDKFS; from the exons ATGTTTATTCTTCAGGTGGGTGCGTTATTGATAGCGTTGACATATTACGCCAATGCTCAAACGTCTGTTGTCGCTGTAAACACCACCATCCCTGGTTCAGAGCAGAGCGCAAGCGGCTTGAGGCAACTCGCCGCGGCAGTGGTGCCACAGTCGTCCGTGTTTCACCCCAGTCTCCGTTCACAGTTCTCTCTCAACCTGTTGTCGGCGTTTCCAGAAGATCTGGAGGTCAGCAATTACTGCGTCGCGCTGCTGGCTATCTTTGGGCAGCGATATTCAACGTATGTTAATTGTTTGGTGTCCGCCGCGCGCCCTGTCAAAGTGTGCCAAAACTGTTATGGCACCTACGGCAACCTTATGGAAATCTACAAAAACATATCAGACCAG ATGGGCCCGGGGAATGTGAGTTGCAGAGACAGCCTACTGCGTTCTGATAGGCTGATGTTGGTGTTCCTGCTCTACAGTAACCTGGAGGACATCTGGACCGCTTCAGAATGTAACC GTTGTGTAAGCCTGAGACACCACAGCCTGACCAATGACACCCTTTACTTCATGGAAACTCTGAACCAGTCCCTCAGCTGCTTTGAGAAGTACCAGAAG GGTAACCACTCAGAGCTTTGTACGGAATGTAAGGCCACATACAGAGGACTGAATGAGCTATACAGCCGCATGGAGAAGAATCACACCCTCTGCATCGACATCGAGGACTCT ATGAATATGACCCGCATACTGTGGAGCAAGGATTTCAATTGTTCTTTCCCCCGGGCGGAGACTGTTCCTGTCATCGCCGTGTCCAGCTTCATGCTCTTTCTGCCCATCATCTTCTACTTGAGCAGCTTCCTTCACTCGGAACAAAAGAAACGCAAGCTCATACACC CCAAACGAGCCAAGTCCAACCCCAGCTTCATTAACATCCAGGACAAGTTCAGCtga
- the LOC139407275 gene encoding osteopetrosis-associated transmembrane protein 1 isoform X5, with the protein MFILQMGPGNVSCRDSLLRSDRLMLVFLLYSNLEDIWTASECNRCVSLRHHSLTNDTLYFMETLNQSLSCFEKYQKGNHSELCTECKATYRGLNELYSRMEKNHTLCIDIEDSMNMTRILWSKDFNCSFPRAETVPVIAVSSFMLFLPIIFYLSSFLHSEQKKRKLIHPKRAKSNPSFINIQDKFS; encoded by the exons ATGTTTATTCTTCAG ATGGGCCCGGGGAATGTGAGTTGCAGAGACAGCCTACTGCGTTCTGATAGGCTGATGTTGGTGTTCCTGCTCTACAGTAACCTGGAGGACATCTGGACCGCTTCAGAATGTAACC GTTGTGTAAGCCTGAGACACCACAGCCTGACCAATGACACCCTTTACTTCATGGAAACTCTGAACCAGTCCCTCAGCTGCTTTGAGAAGTACCAGAAG GGTAACCACTCAGAGCTTTGTACGGAATGTAAGGCCACATACAGAGGACTGAATGAGCTATACAGCCGCATGGAGAAGAATCACACCCTCTGCATCGACATCGAGGACTCT ATGAATATGACCCGCATACTGTGGAGCAAGGATTTCAATTGTTCTTTCCCCCGGGCGGAGACTGTTCCTGTCATCGCCGTGTCCAGCTTCATGCTCTTTCTGCCCATCATCTTCTACTTGAGCAGCTTCCTTCACTCGGAACAAAAGAAACGCAAGCTCATACACC CCAAACGAGCCAAGTCCAACCCCAGCTTCATTAACATCCAGGACAAGTTCAGCtga
- the LOC139407275 gene encoding osteopetrosis-associated transmembrane protein 1 isoform X4 yields MFILQVGALLIALTYYANAQTSVVAVNTTIPGSEQSASGLRQLAAAVVPQSSVFHPSLRSQFSLNLLSAFPEDLEMGPGNVSCRDSLLRSDRLMLVFLLYSNLEDIWTASECNRCVSLRHHSLTNDTLYFMETLNQSLSCFEKYQKGNHSELCTECKATYRGLNELYSRMEKNHTLCIDIEDSMNMTRILWSKDFNCSFPRAETVPVIAVSSFMLFLPIIFYLSSFLHSEQKKRKLIHPKRAKSNPSFINIQDKFS; encoded by the exons ATGTTTATTCTTCAGGTGGGTGCGTTATTGATAGCGTTGACATATTACGCCAATGCTCAAACGTCTGTTGTCGCTGTAAACACCACCATCCCTGGTTCAGAGCAGAGCGCAAGCGGCTTGAGGCAACTCGCCGCGGCAGTGGTGCCACAGTCGTCCGTGTTTCACCCCAGTCTCCGTTCACAGTTCTCTCTCAACCTGTTGTCGGCGTTTCCAGAAGATCTGGAG ATGGGCCCGGGGAATGTGAGTTGCAGAGACAGCCTACTGCGTTCTGATAGGCTGATGTTGGTGTTCCTGCTCTACAGTAACCTGGAGGACATCTGGACCGCTTCAGAATGTAACC GTTGTGTAAGCCTGAGACACCACAGCCTGACCAATGACACCCTTTACTTCATGGAAACTCTGAACCAGTCCCTCAGCTGCTTTGAGAAGTACCAGAAG GGTAACCACTCAGAGCTTTGTACGGAATGTAAGGCCACATACAGAGGACTGAATGAGCTATACAGCCGCATGGAGAAGAATCACACCCTCTGCATCGACATCGAGGACTCT ATGAATATGACCCGCATACTGTGGAGCAAGGATTTCAATTGTTCTTTCCCCCGGGCGGAGACTGTTCCTGTCATCGCCGTGTCCAGCTTCATGCTCTTTCTGCCCATCATCTTCTACTTGAGCAGCTTCCTTCACTCGGAACAAAAGAAACGCAAGCTCATACACC CCAAACGAGCCAAGTCCAACCCCAGCTTCATTAACATCCAGGACAAGTTCAGCtga
- the LOC139407275 gene encoding osteopetrosis-associated transmembrane protein 1 isoform X3, translating to MFILQVGALLIALTYYANAQTSVVAVNTTIPGSEQSASGLRQLAAAVVPQSSVFHPSLRSQFSLNLLSAFPEDLEMGPGNVSCRDSLLRSDRLMLVFLLYSNLEDIWTASECNRCVSLRHHSLTNDTLYFMETLNQSLSCFEKYQKQGNHSELCTECKATYRGLNELYSRMEKNHTLCIDIEDSMNMTRILWSKDFNCSFPRAETVPVIAVSSFMLFLPIIFYLSSFLHSEQKKRKLIHPKRAKSNPSFINIQDKFS from the exons ATGTTTATTCTTCAGGTGGGTGCGTTATTGATAGCGTTGACATATTACGCCAATGCTCAAACGTCTGTTGTCGCTGTAAACACCACCATCCCTGGTTCAGAGCAGAGCGCAAGCGGCTTGAGGCAACTCGCCGCGGCAGTGGTGCCACAGTCGTCCGTGTTTCACCCCAGTCTCCGTTCACAGTTCTCTCTCAACCTGTTGTCGGCGTTTCCAGAAGATCTGGAG ATGGGCCCGGGGAATGTGAGTTGCAGAGACAGCCTACTGCGTTCTGATAGGCTGATGTTGGTGTTCCTGCTCTACAGTAACCTGGAGGACATCTGGACCGCTTCAGAATGTAACC GTTGTGTAAGCCTGAGACACCACAGCCTGACCAATGACACCCTTTACTTCATGGAAACTCTGAACCAGTCCCTCAGCTGCTTTGAGAAGTACCAGAAG CAGGGTAACCACTCAGAGCTTTGTACGGAATGTAAGGCCACATACAGAGGACTGAATGAGCTATACAGCCGCATGGAGAAGAATCACACCCTCTGCATCGACATCGAGGACTCT ATGAATATGACCCGCATACTGTGGAGCAAGGATTTCAATTGTTCTTTCCCCCGGGCGGAGACTGTTCCTGTCATCGCCGTGTCCAGCTTCATGCTCTTTCTGCCCATCATCTTCTACTTGAGCAGCTTCCTTCACTCGGAACAAAAGAAACGCAAGCTCATACACC CCAAACGAGCCAAGTCCAACCCCAGCTTCATTAACATCCAGGACAAGTTCAGCtga
- the LOC139407275 gene encoding osteopetrosis-associated transmembrane protein 1 isoform X6 yields the protein MGPGNVSCRDSLLRSDRLMLVFLLYSNLEDIWTASECNRCVSLRHHSLTNDTLYFMETLNQSLSCFEKYQKGNHSELCTECKATYRGLNELYSRMEKNHTLCIDIEDSMNMTRILWSKDFNCSFPRAETVPVIAVSSFMLFLPIIFYLSSFLHSEQKKRKLIHPKRAKSNPSFINIQDKFS from the exons ATGGGCCCGGGGAATGTGAGTTGCAGAGACAGCCTACTGCGTTCTGATAGGCTGATGTTGGTGTTCCTGCTCTACAGTAACCTGGAGGACATCTGGACCGCTTCAGAATGTAACC GTTGTGTAAGCCTGAGACACCACAGCCTGACCAATGACACCCTTTACTTCATGGAAACTCTGAACCAGTCCCTCAGCTGCTTTGAGAAGTACCAGAAG GGTAACCACTCAGAGCTTTGTACGGAATGTAAGGCCACATACAGAGGACTGAATGAGCTATACAGCCGCATGGAGAAGAATCACACCCTCTGCATCGACATCGAGGACTCT ATGAATATGACCCGCATACTGTGGAGCAAGGATTTCAATTGTTCTTTCCCCCGGGCGGAGACTGTTCCTGTCATCGCCGTGTCCAGCTTCATGCTCTTTCTGCCCATCATCTTCTACTTGAGCAGCTTCCTTCACTCGGAACAAAAGAAACGCAAGCTCATACACC CCAAACGAGCCAAGTCCAACCCCAGCTTCATTAACATCCAGGACAAGTTCAGCtga